CCAGTGGAAACAAACTGTATGTCATTAATCATTTAAAGATTTGTTAAAGAAAAGTATAAGAAGTAATATCTCATATGATTTCTTCCCCAACGCGTAtggaaattgtaaaaatatttcgtgGACTGATTTGAGACTAAGCAatgatatatgaaatatttaatatatataaatatatatagataaatataataaaggttaGCAGTAAATTGgttgatgttatttttgtacaatataaatattatggctactatattttgaaaggaaaaattaaacttaacttctaacatagaaataataaaaaactaagaaTTCAATATGAACCACATAGTCAAAGTTTAAtggaaaaaagaaacattgcTTACTACTTAATGTATTTCTTGCAATAAcgagtataaattattttatataattcaacgtttgagtctatttatttaaatatgctatTTTTGTACACATCAGCAGATAGACTTTAAATTTACTggtaaaatgtatacatatcaGCCCAAGCCAATAGTCCAAAAttcattagttttaataattagaaatagATAATTCCTTGTTGAAATGTCTTATCCTTATAGTAGAAATAATTTCCCAAACTTCTAACATAGCCATAAGGATATAAATCTCATATCCAATACACACTGAGTCAAAGATATATCTCGGCAATTGATCCTACTCATCGTGGATTTAGTATCTTAAAGGTTTATACCACACGAAGTGCGCGTataacttatttcattttatacgaTCTGGCGTTTTAACTATTTATCGCATTGAACATGGAAGattacaaatttgattaatatgaatgttggaactgaaaaatattccattttatGCTCCAATGTACTTCCAAAACTGACaggaaatctttatttttaaaattttaaaagaataacaataatacaaaatgtttaaaactaaaatcatatttttaaacagaacctgaatttttatgtactttttaatttttctgtaGTCCAGTAACAAACtcaaaacatgtattttagAGAGCAGCAATGTTTGGAaagttaacaattaatttaacaccCGCATGTTTTACAAAAACTCTGACaacttttttacaatttttggaACACCAGAATTAAatgcaaacaaacattttaactagttcctataattattattaaagacaaATTTAAGAAGTACattaaatgttgaaatatcGTGGGAAGAATAAATTCGTTCCTTCACTATACGTCTATATCgtatgttattatgttttgtctttaattttcgttattgatattttctgTACTAATTTGAGGTTACGTTCATTATTTAACTGTTCTATATTGCTATACTTACCAAGGTGCTTGTTTTacgtgataaaatattatgatatcttCATCTTTTGTGtacctttattaatttttctggTCGTTTCTCGAAGCTAGTTTAGTTACTTGCCgcttatatacaaattatcacTATGaattatgcaattaaatatatttaatctaccTGAGATTAAACTGTTCCGGCTAACTTTTgagacataatttaattagtattgCTGTCATATAAATTGTCAGACTAAGCCTCGCTAAACTATCAATGGAACATACTAAGGCATTACACAAAATATTGATTGAAGACCTAAAACCCCTCATATAAACATGAACTTTTAACAAGGACCCTCCTTTACATCTAACAGGNNNNNNNNNNgcaattttgttttgacaATTTGCCCCCCCCTCCCCACTTGATATGTAGAACGTGCGTGATAGCGTGCACGCATTTTCTATAAACTTATTTCCTGCGTGACATTGTACGGCCATGTATCAagtgttattaaaatgaaggcacttttacattttcttttaccTTGACCGGACACCTCATTTGAGGCTTTGAATATCCGTAATTTTCTGGTAAATATTGCCTgtttaatagttaaaattaaaaatttagaaattgaagcGATGATATTAtgctgtatttattattttatcacgggcctcctatgagggttcaggccataatccaccacgctgaccaagtgcgggttggcaggtgctgttttaagcagtgatgatgttatccacacatgcagataaattgaaaaatcaatctattttctgcacgctcgcccggtctcgaaccccgacatATCGATCCGACCGAcatatcaccactgcttttttttaacCCTCATatgaggcctgtgtcccagcagcgggaacatatataggctgatgatgattattttatcatatagaGCGATACTATTCATAGATTCTTAAGTTTGTATTCTATCAGTGAAAATCTGCATAAACTAAacagtataattaataaataccgatattaaaatttatttcttgaatGTTATCCAAAAGCTAATAGTTTACTTTGTTGAGTTATTAGGCGACACTTTTGGCCGTGGTGTTGACAGTAGTGTCTGACCGCtaaagcataatattatatgcaaaagagataaaaatacattattcataaaagCTATATCAAGAGCTTTTCAAAGattgaaaataacatacaattcaAATTTTCCATTGAAGAACTTATTGAACTAAACTGAATCACAAAAGAAGATAACTACAAGTATATAGTCAGCAGTTTTTCATTTGCGCCATGCACTCtagatatagtttaaaatgCAGCCAGACAAGTcctatttattgaaaactcTTCAATCTGAATTGAATCATTTCTGAAGTACCTCTAAGATTGCGCCGAGAAAAaggttcaattttaaaatctcaTCCATCTTGCAAGggtttgtaacatttttatcttataaaattgtattaaagcATGAGCGAATGCTGTTTGTCCGAcggaataattattacaaatataccgCGATGATATAAGTCAggtatcttatataataatatatttgagtgAAACTTTGAACCCATAACCgcattcttattaatattttaaaggttaAAATCTCCGACTTTCTCTCTTCTTCATATCAAAActattatagatttaaataagtttggaTATTGAGtgttaagatataaaattataattttcatcttGGACTTTGCCTACTCGTTTTTCCTTTGCCTACGTGGTGAAAGCCGTAGGCAAAAAGCTAGAATATAATACTTCCTGCAATAATTTACttcctaaaattatattaaactagaatCTCTTCTATGATTCATggatttgtattaatatttttgtggcCTTATTTCCGACAAAGTCCCACAAAGAATACGAGGTATTTATGTTTTGCACGCGATTCCTTAATCATTTGTATGGCATTTTGGTAATGCTTgcataaaacttaataaaattaaaacagtatttttaataaagatttaaatacgtttttctTCATCATATCTGTTTATTAAAGTCGAtggatataatatgaaataatatgttgtaCCACGagaattcataatattatttccttccagttatttatgttgtttttattcatacaacgaacttttttaatattctttcttGCATAATACTTTATACATTTCTTCCTCGTTAAGAAtgactattttttaaaatgaacttttaaaataacctttaaattgtcagaactcgacgaaattttgaaagtgtGGCATCAGCTTcaaaaagaattatcaaaatcggtttaacCAGCTTAAAGTTTTGAGGtaacaaatcaaaaaattaacagTCAAATTTTGTCAGTCGAAAACActcaatgaaacaaaaatgacAATAACCTAATATGTTATCTGATTTCTTAATCTCCCAATCTACCACCAAAAAAGGTTTTTGACATTAATTCTTGcaatcgtttaaaaaaaagtccacaaacaaaatgttatatttggcAATAAAACTCCACTCAAATCAATTCAATCCATCACAACTTTTACACGTAACATAAGAATAAAACATcattaaaagcaatttattgtATAGGGACATGTGTTAAGTCGCTTCATTTTCGATCACATGCCTCCATGTTATGTTCGTGACAGCACCATTACAAGGCAATTTTGTTTACAGCTCACATTAaggaatgtttttattgtgctCGTGACGTAGCTAATGTAGACGTGGAGTTGCTTATAAAACCCTTTTAATTGGAGAGGAACATATTTGGTTAAGGTTTACGGTTGACTAGGtgaattttaaagtttgttttaattaagtttattggagaattataaaattcaatgacAAGTTACAAACGCgctatcatatattttatatattgcgttttttattattgctaatAATATGTTTCGGTAATCGTTAAATCtgttaaataaagattaaatgcTTCCTAAAAGAAAGtatgaaacataaatttgtaaaattcgaaacatttatttagcaTAACAATGTcctcaattataaaaaatgtgttttatatttacacaatatttcTGATGTATCAGGTATTGTTTTCTAAAATggtaatgtaataaacaatatttctcAATTCAACAATACACATTTTCGCATCAATTCAAAAACTTTATTCATAAAGTTGAAGCATATCAAACTTTGGTACTTTCAAGATTATTgtgttgaataataaataacgctTCCGAGACATTGAAATTTCTATTCTGTAGAcatgaatattatatcacCGGTGTGTTTGAAGATATCTTTTAACTCGATGGTGTACCGAagtgtttgataaaatattgtgcattaaattttttagggTCTATTACGGGATCCTTTACAGTTGATTGCAAACGCTGCTTAACTAGCGCAGTACACgtacataaacattattagaataagtttgtataaaaaaatatcactcGTAccttatatttctttaatttttttctcctAATATCTCAAATATTCTCCGAATGCAAGAAtcatatttgaaagaaagacaaacaaacatttgaatttatggTATTAGTAAGTAAACCATCTTTTATTATCCTATGCTACATCATCTAtactaaaatgttataaagctgaaatgtttgtatgtgtacCTGATGcgaatctcaggaactactaggcCGATGTGGATAACTTGTATATAGTTTAAGACACGAGAAAGGACAATAACTACTCGAAACTACAGGCGTATAGTtagtaatttacaaataatcgAATTCTTTTTCAGAACAGAAAATCAAGAGAATGATTATGGGCCAGCGCGGAAGTGAAGCGAAGACAGCGTTGTTTCTCTCACTCATTCACGGATGCATTTTGCTACGAGgtaatcttttttatatcaacaaaataGTATTGGTTCTTATTTTTCTCCTTGAATAAATAGTGcattgtcaataaatattctccacaaaaaaaataatagcgaGGGGAGGATGGTACAACTGCAGATTCTAAACTGGGACCAAATTGCAACAATTCTCTATCAAACATAAACAGAATTACGTCGGTAAAAGTAATACTTCTCGAGTAAAAAAAACCGAATTAAAGGCCTTCGTCTTTGGGaacatctgttaaaaaaatttaagataagCTATCGTATGGTAAACAGAACTTTATTgtaatcatatcatatcaaatcattttatttgattctcCTCACAATTTACAATCAAGACAcgacacatacacacatacagaattatcataaattaattggaGTTGCAGGAGCTGGTGTTGGAAACAGTTGGCTGGGTTTTAAACAGTCACATATCACCAGGCCCTCACCTTCAGTAccaattaacaaataacaagaTAATACTTCGCAAAATACAAAGTCGATGACTATATAAGAAACAAATGAAAGTGGTGTTAGGATCGAAAAATACAGATCTTGGAAGATAACAAAATGCTAATTAGTAAAGTTGACAATCttaaattaactaatttaataggtatataaaaagtatacttGAAATTGGCCATTTCtactattcatttttaattcactAGCGATTTATGACGGCGAAAAATCTCCATTTGAATGATGTCTCCTCGTAAATCATACTACTCAAAGCATTGTATGGGGCTTgcgtatttatttctttacgcCTCACTGCTCATGAATGGCCGGCCTCTTCCCAATATACGATGGATATGAAAAAAGTTGGCATCCTTTTGTCTCTTTAAGAGAAGGAGAATTAATAATGGCCGAGCTATCTTTTATAGCATTTCGTGTATTTCGCTTAATACatgtaattacattttctaataaaCTTCTGTTATAAGACTCCGTTGGGGCTATACTGTCGTTAATTATTCGTAGCTTTTACTCCATTTAATCTGCTGGTTTCCTAGAAAACTTATCTTATATAGGAGCTACAAACTGCCtgctacaataaaaaaaacagcaacGCCTAACAACTAAAAGAGACCTGTTcttataagtaaatttttgacatacatattttaaacgtatatttaaaaagaatcattgaattaaatgtttttgctTATGGAATGCATAagcataataatttagtttctttttcttaaaCACCAATCAATATCTAAACCAATTTTCCATCCAGTTACTATCACTGCAGTATAAATTACCACCTCAAAGCGTCTCAATGCCTGCCAATTGGTGTGGACTAATCTCAATTATCTCACCGGACTTAATCCATTGCTGTAGGCGACTTCACGTCGATTGTTTAAACCGAAGTATCACCCGTTGCGCTTTGAATTCCTGGTACCTTTACTGAAATCAAACAGTATGCATCTcggtaataaacaaatttacaattttgaattttaaggGCTGGTTTCACACATTCACTATcagtcaataaaattatatataatgaacgAAAATTTACTTCGAAAAGTATCAAGTACATTATGAAAAAGTGGTGGAACCTATTATCTTGTCTTAAGGTTCCGATGATTCGTTCCGAAGgttaattaagttaatataacatcacataaatttattgttctttttagttgaaatttataataatattgtaataatttgcaTACCTTACACAAATTTTGTACTCGTAAAACTACATGAAATGTTAGCTTTTATGTCACAATAATATTGTCTTACATTAcatacgaaataaaatattaaattgaatgagATATTTCCGCTTATATCATTCCTACGCCGTTTAAAAATGAGTAAAAATtcgttatatttcttttttatgttttccatttgatataaaaataagctaCAAACCAacccaataaaaataaacgaaatgttttgttctaataaaaatgactATTCAGACTTAACTGGTCTATAATAACTATGTTCTATTGATACATACTTACTGATATTACTCTTTTCGTGcccatttcatttaaataagaaacttCTTACTCCATGAAAATCCGATGAAAATCAGAAAATTTtaccttaatttaatttaataaattgagttaaatactaaataaaattagcttGTTTTGCGGGTAGATCGTCTCTAGATAACCTACCACAGACTTATCAATTGCTTAGAATTCCACGTTCCTAACAGAACTATTTTTagcacgcttttattagcttcacctgtatgttcgTATCTTTGTTTGACTACTCTAGATCGACTACTCTAGACtagattttgacccactttaaccggacagatttaattaaaactttgtacactcatcaaggatcggtgacaatatgTTTATCATGTTATGTCATGTGTTTATCTTATTGCCCTGATTAGAATCGccaagattaaattatttctttctttacgTATATTCTGAATAAGAgcaaatgaaacaattattttcctATTCTATCgtcaaagcgtgttttttaactttttttttgtgttatgttaattattcaataaacataaagcaatttaatttttttcttagcGGACTCGGGCGCAGACTACACAGACTCCGCTACAGAAATGTCATCCCGTCGTTTCAAAGCGGAGTTTCTGCAAGAATGGCAGGGCTCCCCGGACGCTCCATACTTCGACCCCACCACCCCGAGAAACATTACCGGCCTAGTTGGACACCCGGTGCGTTTGTTGTGTCGTGTGAAGAACCTGCAGAATAGAACTGTAAGTAAACAAACCGTActgaatatatattcaatgctAACCACTCCTTTTTTTCCATGTTTCACACTTGCTCGCGAGGGATTACATAGACCAAGTTATAGACTAAAAAAGCTGGTAGTGTTTacctcaataaaattttaagtcatAAAAAAACTACGAATACATTTATTCTTTGTCGTCTCCCAGTTATCGAATTCGAATAGAAATCGATTctaatatgtgtgtgtgtgaaatgcatgctattgtgtgcaattgttctatttaatttattattagcatCCCGCACTTCTTCTCTAAATGGATTATatgtatgccaaatttcatactcATACATATACGTTTTcgttaataatatgtactgtAAGATTGCAAAAACCGTTAGATTAAAATCTGATTCGCGAAATTGTAATCAGGGAAAAAGTGTCGTCCGTATAATTTGCTTGCTTACCTCGCTGCCTCCGTAAATGTACATTGATAGTGGTGGTtgtttaccatcagacgacccTCGGTTGTccgctatgaaataaaaaacacaccaAAATCATTAATGTTAACTACTGCGTTTTTTCTTTCTGTCATTGACATGtcataaaaagcatttattatacaaatcaaacagataataaaatacacatcaaTAAACCATTCCATATAATACGAATCCGTCATCCAAAGAAAACTTTggtataattttctaaaatagcTCCATTGCAATTTCTTTTCAGCAAGCGCTTGAAAGGAGTCAAGTTGTTCTTACCGTCTTTTGAGGACTTGTCTGAGCTAAGTGCTGACACCTGAAAACACCATTTTGCTCTGTAAAGAATAAACTCTTAGATCTGAGAATAAAAACCCCACAATTAACGCTAAACTTTTGTAGGTTAAGTTAAACGCATGCGGTCCACGTTTAATTCTTGTAATGATAATCACATTTGAATTCACGAATAGAaatgattgaaatataaaccagtggaaatctttttttatgaaatatgagAAAGTCCCAATCTTTTAGGCTCAAAAACATCtgataatcctactaatattataaatgcgaaagtttgtgaggatgtgtgtgtgtttgttgctctttcacgcaaatactactgaaccaattgcaatgaaatttggtacgtagacagctggacatctggaataacatataggcaactttttatcccgatattcctacgggatacggacttacgcgggtgaaaccgcggggcgcagctagtattttacaGTTTAAGTTAGAACAGAGGCTCCCTTTTCATCAAATACTCGAGTGAATATGACTCGGGCTAATGGttgtacaaaaaaatccaTGGAACGTCACGCCAcaagttatttattgattttgcataattcattgaaaatatGCTTGATCAGTATTCATTAGGACTTATATAGAGgaggaatatataatatttcttgatTCTTTCTTGATTTAATTCtttcttgtatatttaaacattcttCATTCATCGCATTCagttattatactaataaaaactCCCGGAGATGAAGTGGTCTCCtttgtaattttctttatatgcCCTTAGAATATTAACCTCGGATATTCATACTTAAAATGCGATCAAACGAAGGTCGTACGAATCGAATAAAAGAAACTCATCCAAGCCCTCAATCaagatcaatttatttttccatcaatatttattttattaaatgaaataagcaACAGAGCGTTCGTTTTATTGAACAAAGCTTCCAAATTTCCCTTTTCCTGAATACTTTTGTATAGAAAATTGTATTCTTGTTTATTCTTATGCCATAAAATTGTACGCAGTATGGGCTTTAGAACCTTTAGatggtttatatttatgattacatCGAGATAGCGATCATTCACTGGTAAGTGCCCTCTTAACCATTCTCACTGATAATCCTGATACCCTTAGAATATACAACCGTGAGCTCTGAGTGGAAGTCTTAAAGgcgtttatttattgcattactttaaatattgataccTATTACCTAActtttctatgtatttttatgaaacgtaggtatttattttatggcaTCACTTAGTTTGTATTACCGTAGTAAAAACCTCGAAATTTTTACCTGTTATAGTTGAAACTTTATCCATTCCTTTATGTTGTAAGATGTATAAggaaatattatcttaaattcCATTTATGTTCAAATTTCGTGAAagccataaattaaaatttaaagcaaCGTATACATTAGGTACATATAACTAATCTGactttatatactaataaaaaccAAACGTAAAATGTGACTATTTAGTCATAAAGTTGCTTGCGTAattcacaaataattattactgaaTGACGCAATGCTTTTTTGACTCCCTCTATATTTTGCTCTATAATCCATtggatgataataattttcaaaaacgaTACATCACTATTTTAGACTTGTTCATATTAAGCAAAACATccttgttgtttttttttaacattaatgaaAATCTACACAgtgacaattattatttttaaaactgtgaaagaaaagaaatgtttttcatCCTGAGGCGAGTTTTAATTTTCCCGAAAAGACGCGGGTtaggaaaatgtttttatacattacacAAACATATTGAAAAGACAAGAAGcgccaatttaaatttatctatctcaaaaaacatacatatttatttaccagtAATATTTTCTTCCTAAGTTACTcccataacatttattttaagtgcgTGAACTTTCTAGAATATACACATCCCGATCATAAAACTTCGCTTCGAATACAAATGtccataatttaatattttaaccgaAAAGTTTCGTctcaatcaataaaaaagttaaaccaTAAATCACGATAAACGTACACTTTGTCAGATCTATTTGCATATTATCATTTCCGCTCGTATCGACTAGGGAgctcaattaattttaatttattcatattaaattaatatttaatgttcttGGCAGCCAAGACAATTCATTCTATtactcaaatttataataaatataagcaatGCTATATATAGCAGAGCTTATatctattgtaaattttatgttataaattttttactcaAATAAATGAGATTTACATTCAAACTCAATTTGTGGTATTGAATGTGatcacaacatttttattatattactatacaaattaaacaaaactgtCCCCTCTAACCGCGAAATTTCGTCTAACGTTCTATATccaaatatcattaattttcccctagcattataattttagcacGAGAAACGCCTCATAGACGACTAACAATAAAATCTCCGCCTCGCAATACAATTGACtccattaatataaaatcttaaatgtaAACTATATTCAAAGGATCTTCTTGATCTTCTTGGATCTTCTTCTAAAACATCATTAACATTTCAGTACGTCGCCGTCTTAGctctcaaataataatttatgcaaaaatataattgcaatcTCAGTTGTATccaataagataaataacgTAAAACTTTTGAATTTTCATACTTTGTACGGTCTGTGCAAACccttatattcaattttatataacatcgcTTCTCAAAAGTTACTTCGTTCTGATGACTTTACGAAACTTGCTACGCCGTTGGGGCTATCGAATTTTGAATTAGATTCTCATtagatttatcttattattttcattagcttgaacatttaacattaagtttatttattaactcgaAAACTACATacgtattttttgtgaaaaataacaatatttaacattgtttaaaatccACACATAATGTTTGAAACAGAAAATCAAAATACGATTTACACGGTAAGCAGTTTAGTATAAACTCGTTCAAGGTATTACGCTCTGGCGGTTTAATGAGCTTTAATGAGATTAAACGTGATTATTTTCATCTCATTTACTAACAGTGTTTTATGTGCATaggaattaaattataaataatatagttctCATGTTTATCATTCGCATCAATGATTTTTTTGCCCTAGTAAAAAGTAGTAATCTGAGCCTAAGGATTAGTGCAATAGGTATATGAAATTGGTTTTTTAGCGCAGATATTCGATGAGTATTTaagatgaattaaatttaattcaggTATCATGGGTACGTCACCGCGACATCCACCTATTGACAGTGGGTCGCTACACGTACACGTCGGACCAGCGGTTCGAGGCGCAGCACAAGCCGCGCTCCGAGGAGTGGGCGCTGCGCATCCGCAGTCCGCAGCGGCGCGACTCGGGCCAGTACGAGTGTCAGATCTCCACCACGCCGCCTATTGGCCACGCTGTGTACCTCAACATTGTAGGTAAGTGCCAGTAGAAGGAAACAGCACTAGTAGCGCTGCGAGTTTTGCTCTCGTTCTCAAGTTCTGTTATGGTGATTGAAAAGATGTTGTAATTACATTGTAGCAGTAGAAAGTATTACTCTCCATGttgatttaaattcaatagcGAATACATGATAACGTATCGAATAGACGGACAAAGATCTCCTGgtatgttttagtttttatgatttaaattctaatttatacaACCACGATAACATATCCAAATATcctcaaaaaaatattaataaaaactaggTTTGCTTCTACAGTTCTCGCCAATATTCCATTTGATTCTAGAACATTCCAACCTATAACACCGCAATATTTTCTAGAACCCGAGACGACGATATCGAGTGGCGCAGAGCTGTTCATACAGACAGGCTCGACGATTAACCTGACGTG
Above is a genomic segment from Zerene cesonia ecotype Mississippi chromosome 19, Zerene_cesonia_1.1, whole genome shotgun sequence containing:
- the LOC119834437 gene encoding zwei Ig domain protein zig-8-like, whose protein sequence is MIMGQRGSEAKTALFLSLIHGCILLRADSGADYTDSATEMSSRRFKAEFLQEWQGSPDAPYFDPTTPRNITGLVGHPVRLLCRVKNLQNRTVSWVRHRDIHLLTVGRYTYTSDQRFEAQHKPRSEEWALRIRSPQRRDSGQYECQISTTPPIGHAVYLNIVEPETTISSGAELFIQTGSTINLTCTVRHTPEPPSSITWTHGEQIINFDSARGGISLVTEKGLKSTSRLLVQRARANDAGLYTCGPNNAPPASTRVHVLSGEHPAAMQQGCATSSLQISVSIISMFLTLYVTIPYLNFQFVT